In a single window of the Streptomyces sp. CGMCC 4.7035 genome:
- a CDS encoding serine/threonine-protein kinase translates to MAPQRNTGAGAEAELPEYAGHYHLESCLGSGGMGVVHLARSTSGMKLAVKVVHAEFARDPEFRGRFRQEVAAARRVSGAFTAPVVDADPEAERPWMATLFIPGPTLSDHVKRNGPMDAAQLRRLMAGLAEALRDIHRVGVVHRDLKPSNVLLAEDGPKVIDFGISRPKDSELRTETGKLIGTPPFMAPEQFRRPREVGPAADIFALGSVLVHAATGRGPFDSDSPYVVAYQVVHDEPDLTGVPENLAPLVLRCLAKEPEDRPSPDELMRDLRSVAASYDTQAFIPAQRTADVADVPKPEPRKPERRSKKRVPRNAVVAAVALALVAGGALASVRLFEGSSGKDTGARGTSTGAAFAGWEADPVSADGGMPQCSYGPGKLVCAQPGLVYALDPSDGSLLWRHSVTRTLRNGPPVVSGGLVQPLTDQRRHLEALDPASGATRWQRDMPAYGGLRPAGGMLLLTGADGKVTGVDSSSGEMKWKRRIPGQSVPYFASFASVASFAPDQPAYATSISLDGSSTRVTAVDPGTGDVRWDARLKGALQPVGSADGSVYFLSVDSAEGTAKAVIRYTPESKTSRRVALPVPPVDARATVRGNVVYILAAGGSLEAVDMDARKRLWHVETSVSRGSAPVADADHVYVTTADGRLLAVDARTGAFLGQTRPRPGTNPAQVVAALTAPMVSDGRVYAAAPDGTVFAVDGRDPARW, encoded by the coding sequence ATGGCGCCACAGCGCAACACCGGAGCGGGCGCGGAAGCGGAACTTCCCGAATACGCCGGTCACTACCATCTTGAGTCGTGTCTCGGCTCCGGCGGCATGGGCGTCGTCCACCTGGCCCGCAGCACCTCGGGGATGAAACTCGCGGTCAAGGTCGTACACGCCGAGTTCGCCAGGGATCCCGAGTTCAGGGGGCGGTTCCGGCAGGAGGTGGCCGCGGCGCGGCGGGTGAGCGGCGCCTTCACCGCGCCCGTCGTCGACGCCGATCCGGAGGCCGAACGGCCCTGGATGGCCACGCTGTTCATTCCGGGCCCCACCCTGTCCGATCATGTGAAGCGGAACGGCCCCATGGACGCCGCGCAGTTGCGCCGGCTCATGGCCGGACTCGCGGAGGCGCTGCGCGACATCCACCGGGTCGGGGTCGTGCACCGGGACCTGAAGCCGAGCAATGTGCTGCTCGCCGAGGACGGGCCGAAGGTCATCGACTTCGGCATTTCCCGGCCGAAGGACAGCGAGTTGCGCACCGAGACCGGCAAGTTGATCGGCACGCCGCCGTTCATGGCTCCGGAGCAGTTCCGGCGGCCGCGGGAGGTCGGCCCCGCCGCGGACATCTTCGCGCTCGGATCCGTGCTGGTGCACGCGGCGACCGGGCGGGGACCGTTCGACTCCGACAGCCCGTACGTCGTCGCCTACCAGGTCGTGCACGACGAGCCGGACCTGACCGGCGTACCGGAGAACCTCGCGCCGCTGGTGCTGCGCTGCCTCGCCAAGGAGCCCGAGGACCGGCCCTCCCCCGACGAACTGATGCGGGACCTGCGGTCGGTGGCGGCCTCGTACGACACGCAGGCCTTCATACCGGCCCAGCGCACGGCGGATGTGGCCGATGTGCCCAAGCCCGAGCCGCGGAAGCCGGAACGGCGGTCCAAGAAGCGCGTGCCCCGGAACGCGGTCGTGGCCGCCGTCGCGCTGGCCCTCGTCGCGGGTGGTGCGCTCGCCTCTGTCCGGTTGTTCGAGGGGAGCAGCGGCAAGGACACCGGTGCGCGCGGGACGTCGACGGGGGCCGCGTTCGCCGGGTGGGAGGCGGACCCCGTCTCCGCCGACGGGGGCATGCCCCAGTGCTCGTACGGACCGGGGAAGCTGGTCTGTGCCCAGCCGGGGCTCGTCTACGCCCTCGACCCGTCGGACGGCAGCCTGCTGTGGCGGCACTCCGTCACCAGGACGCTGCGGAACGGACCACCGGTCGTGTCAGGCGGTCTCGTCCAGCCGCTGACGGACCAGCGGCGGCACCTGGAAGCCCTCGACCCGGCTTCGGGCGCGACGCGCTGGCAGCGGGACATGCCCGCGTACGGCGGTCTGCGGCCGGCCGGGGGCATGCTCCTGCTCACCGGCGCCGACGGGAAGGTCACCGGTGTGGACAGTTCCTCGGGCGAGATGAAGTGGAAGCGACGGATTCCCGGCCAGAGCGTTCCGTATTTCGCCTCCTTCGCCTCCGTCGCCTCCTTCGCCCCGGATCAGCCTGCCTACGCGACGAGCATCTCCCTTGACGGGTCGAGCACCCGGGTCACCGCCGTGGACCCGGGCACGGGCGACGTGCGGTGGGACGCACGGCTGAAGGGAGCGCTCCAGCCCGTCGGCTCCGCGGACGGCTCGGTCTACTTCCTCTCGGTCGACAGCGCCGAAGGCACTGCGAAAGCCGTGATCCGCTACACCCCGGAGTCCAAGACCTCGCGCCGCGTGGCGCTGCCCGTCCCGCCCGTGGACGCCCGGGCCACCGTACGCGGCAACGTCGTCTACATACTTGCCGCCGGCGGTTCGCTCGAGGCCGTCGACATGGACGCGCGCAAGCGGCTGTGGCACGTGGAAACGTCCGTCAGCCGGGGTTCCGCACCCGTCGCCGACGCCGACCACGTGTACGTCACCACCGCCGACGGGCGCCTGCTGGCCGTGGACGCCCGCACGGGGGCCTTCCTCGGGCAGACCCGGCCGCGCCCCGGCACGAACCCGGCTCAGGTGGTGGCCGCGCTTACCGCCCCCATGGTCTCCGACGGGCGCGTCTACGCCGCCGCACCCGACGGGACCGTCTTCGCCGTGGACGGCCGCGACCCGGCCCGCTGGTAG
- the ilvD gene encoding dihydroxy-acid dehydratase: MPELRSRTVTHGRNMAGARALMRASGVPGADIGRKPIIAVANSFTEFVPGHTHLQPVGRIVSDAIREAGGIPREFNTIAVDDGIAMGHGGMLYSLPSRDLIADSVEYMVEAHCADALICISNCDKITPGMLNAALRLNIPTVFVSGGPMESGRATLVDGTVRTLDLVDAISDAVNDKVSDEDILRIEENACPTCGSCSGMFTANSMNCLTEAIGLSLPGNGSVLATHTARKALYEDAARTVMDLTRRYYEQDDESVLPRNIATFAAFENAMALDIAMGGSTNTILHLLAAAQEAGVPFGLAEIDAVSRRVPCLAKVAPNVAKNRTYYMEDVHRAGGIPALLGELHRAGLLNEDVHAVHSPSLADWMKTWDVRGGSPSQEAVELWHAAPGCVRSAEAFSQSERWEALDEDAENGCIRSAEHAYSKDGGLAVLKGNLAVDGCVVKTAGVDESIWQFEGPAVVCESQEEAVQKILTQQVKEGDVVVIRYEGPKGGPGMQEMLYPTSYLKGRGLGKACALITDGRFSGGTSGLSIGHASPEAASGGTIALVEDGDRIRIDIPNRTIELLVDEAELARREQALGGVYAPKNRDRKVSAALRAYAAMATSADKGAVRDVSKLG, translated from the coding sequence ATGCCCGAGCTGAGGTCCCGCACAGTCACCCACGGCCGCAACATGGCGGGCGCCCGCGCCCTTATGCGTGCCTCCGGTGTACCCGGTGCGGACATCGGACGGAAGCCGATCATCGCCGTCGCCAACTCCTTCACCGAGTTCGTGCCGGGCCACACCCACCTCCAGCCGGTCGGCCGGATCGTCTCCGACGCGATCCGCGAGGCGGGCGGCATCCCGCGGGAGTTCAACACGATCGCCGTGGACGACGGCATCGCGATGGGCCACGGCGGCATGCTCTACAGCCTCCCCTCCCGCGACCTGATCGCGGACAGCGTGGAGTACATGGTCGAAGCCCACTGCGCCGACGCCCTGATCTGCATCTCCAACTGCGACAAGATCACCCCGGGCATGCTGAACGCGGCCCTGCGCCTGAACATCCCGACGGTCTTCGTCTCCGGCGGCCCGATGGAGTCCGGCCGGGCCACCCTGGTCGACGGCACGGTCCGCACCCTCGACCTGGTCGACGCCATCTCCGACGCCGTGAACGACAAGGTCTCCGACGAGGACATCCTCCGTATCGAGGAGAACGCCTGTCCGACCTGCGGCTCCTGTTCCGGCATGTTCACGGCCAACTCGATGAACTGCCTGACCGAGGCGATCGGCCTCTCCCTCCCGGGCAACGGCTCGGTCCTGGCCACGCACACCGCCCGCAAGGCGCTGTACGAGGACGCGGCCCGCACGGTCATGGACCTGACCCGCCGCTACTACGAGCAGGACGACGAGTCGGTCCTGCCCCGCAACATCGCCACCTTCGCGGCCTTCGAGAACGCCATGGCCCTCGACATCGCGATGGGCGGATCCACCAACACGATCCTGCACCTGCTGGCGGCGGCCCAGGAGGCGGGCGTCCCCTTCGGACTGGCGGAGATCGACGCCGTCTCCCGCCGCGTGCCCTGCCTGGCGAAGGTGGCCCCGAACGTCGCCAAGAACCGCACCTACTACATGGAGGACGTGCACCGCGCCGGCGGCATCCCGGCCCTCCTCGGCGAACTGCACCGCGCGGGTCTGCTGAACGAGGACGTGCACGCCGTCCACAGCCCGTCCCTGGCGGACTGGATGAAGACGTGGGACGTCCGCGGCGGCTCCCCGTCGCAGGAGGCGGTCGAGCTCTGGCACGCGGCCCCCGGTTGCGTCCGCTCCGCCGAGGCCTTCTCCCAGTCCGAGCGCTGGGAGGCCCTCGACGAGGACGCCGAGAACGGCTGCATCCGCTCCGCCGAGCACGCGTACTCGAAGGACGGCGGCCTGGCGGTCCTCAAGGGCAATCTCGCGGTCGACGGCTGTGTGGTGAAGACCGCGGGCGTCGACGAGTCGATCTGGCAGTTCGAGGGCCCGGCGGTCGTCTGCGAGTCGCAGGAGGAGGCCGTCCAGAAGATCCTGACCCAGCAGGTCAAGGAGGGCGACGTCGTCGTCATCCGCTACGAGGGCCCCAAGGGCGGCCCGGGCATGCAGGAGATGCTGTACCCGACCTCGTACCTGAAGGGCCGCGGCCTGGGCAAGGCCTGCGCGCTGATCACGGACGGCCGCTTCTCCGGGGGCACGTCGGGCCTGTCGATCGGCCACGCGTCCCCCGAGGCGGCCTCGGGCGGCACGATCGCCCTGGTCGAGGACGGCGACCGCATCCGCATCGACATCCCGAACCGCACGATCGAGCTGCTGGTCGACGAGGCCGAGCTGGCCCGCCGCGAGCAGGCACTGGGCGGCGTGTACGCGCCGAAGAACCGGGACCGGAAGGTGTCGGCCGCGCTGCGGGCGTACGCGGCGATGGCGACGAGCGCCGACAAGGGCGCGGTGCGGGACGTGTCCAAGCTGGGCTGA
- a CDS encoding class I SAM-dependent methyltransferase: MTAPSRSVRAQSFNAAAAQYAANRPSYPPALFDALEDLAARPLAGARVADVGAGTGIATALLKARGAHVVAVEPGDGMATQFRRTLPDVPLLRGDGNALPLATASTDFLTYAQAWHWTDPARSVPEALRVLRPGGALALWWNMDAQDVPWIAEQADRIGRYFGSEQASKSGAGGSRTELAFAGAPEVPPHIRHVVRWSRTVSVDTHLANIGSHSIFLVLGEERSNAFFTEEREHLLNAFPDGVVEEVYDVELIVATRA, from the coding sequence ATGACCGCGCCTTCCCGCTCCGTGCGAGCCCAGTCCTTCAACGCCGCAGCGGCCCAGTACGCCGCGAACCGCCCCTCCTACCCGCCCGCCCTCTTCGACGCCCTGGAAGACCTCGCCGCCCGCCCCCTGGCCGGCGCCCGGGTCGCGGACGTCGGCGCCGGTACCGGTATAGCCACCGCTCTCCTCAAGGCCCGCGGCGCGCACGTCGTCGCCGTGGAGCCGGGCGACGGCATGGCGACCCAGTTCCGCCGCACCCTCCCCGACGTCCCCCTCCTCCGCGGCGACGGCAACGCCCTTCCCCTCGCCACCGCCTCCACCGACTTCCTCACCTACGCCCAGGCCTGGCACTGGACCGACCCAGCCCGTTCGGTCCCGGAGGCCCTGCGCGTCCTGCGCCCGGGCGGGGCGCTCGCGCTGTGGTGGAACATGGACGCCCAGGACGTCCCGTGGATCGCCGAGCAGGCGGACCGCATCGGGCGGTACTTCGGCAGCGAACAGGCTTCCAAGAGCGGCGCCGGCGGCAGTCGCACCGAACTCGCCTTCGCGGGCGCTCCCGAGGTCCCGCCCCACATCCGCCACGTCGTCCGCTGGAGCCGCACGGTCTCCGTCGACACCCATCTCGCCAACATCGGCAGCCATTCGATCTTCCTCGTCCTCGGCGAGGAGCGCTCGAACGCCTTCTTCACCGAGGAGCGGGAGCACCTGCTCAACGCCTTCCCGGACGGCGTCGTCGAGGAGGTCTACGACGTGGAACTGATAGTGGCGACGCGCGCGTAG
- a CDS encoding ABC transporter permease, whose protein sequence is MTTTTTTTATTTRIPHPTGSTLTYSRATATATRVLRQLRHDPRTIALMILVPCVMLFLLRYVFDGSPRTFDSIGASLLGIFPLITMFLVTSIATLRERTSGTLERLLAMPLGKADLIAGYALAFGTLAIVQSALATGLAVWFLGLDVTGSPWLLLLVALLDALLGTALGLFVSAFAASEFQAVQFMPAVIFPQLLLCGLFTPRSAMHPVLEAISDVLPMSYAVDGMNEVLRHTDMTATFLRDALVVAGCALLVLALGAATLRRRTA, encoded by the coding sequence ATGACCACGACCACGACCACGACCGCAACCACGACCCGGATCCCGCACCCGACCGGGAGCACCCTCACCTACTCCCGCGCGACGGCAACCGCCACCAGGGTCCTGCGCCAACTCCGCCACGACCCGCGCACGATCGCGCTGATGATCCTCGTCCCGTGCGTGATGCTGTTCCTGCTGCGCTACGTCTTCGACGGCAGCCCGCGCACGTTCGACTCGATCGGAGCCTCGCTCCTCGGGATCTTCCCGCTCATCACGATGTTCCTGGTGACCTCGATCGCGACCCTGCGCGAACGCACCTCCGGCACCTTGGAACGCCTCCTCGCGATGCCTCTGGGCAAGGCCGACCTGATCGCGGGCTACGCACTCGCCTTCGGCACCCTGGCCATCGTCCAGTCGGCCCTGGCGACGGGCCTGGCGGTCTGGTTCCTGGGCCTGGACGTCACGGGCTCCCCCTGGCTACTGCTCCTGGTGGCCCTCCTGGACGCCCTGCTCGGCACGGCCCTGGGCCTGTTCGTCTCGGCCTTCGCGGCCTCCGAATTCCAGGCGGTCCAGTTCATGCCGGCGGTGATCTTCCCCCAACTGCTCCTCTGCGGCCTGTTCACCCCCCGCTCCGCCATGCACCCGGTCCTGGAGGCCATCTCCGACGTCCTGCCCATGTCGTACGCGGTGGACGGCATGAACGAGGTCCTCAGGCACACCGACATGACGGCAACGTTCCTACGGGACGCGCTGGTGGTGGCGGGCTGCGCACTCCTGGTACTGGCCCTGGGCGCGGCAACACTACGACGCCGGACGGCATGA
- a CDS encoding SH3 domain-containing protein: MSVDHVEEAEGAEALAAATIKTYAVAPGVRLNVRSGPGTNYTIVRMLPEGSRVPIYCQTPGTTVTGPYGTSNIWDNVSNGEYVADAYVNTGSDGYVASRCG, translated from the coding sequence ATGTCTGTTGACCATGTGGAAGAAGCCGAGGGCGCCGAGGCTCTCGCCGCCGCGACCATCAAGACGTACGCCGTCGCTCCCGGCGTCCGCCTCAATGTCCGCAGCGGACCCGGCACCAACTACACCATCGTGCGCATGCTGCCCGAGGGTTCCCGCGTTCCGATCTACTGCCAGACGCCGGGTACGACCGTGACGGGTCCGTACGGCACCTCGAACATCTGGGACAACGTCAGCAATGGCGAGTACGTCGCGGACGCGTACGTGAACACGGGCAGCGACGGTTACGTCGCCTCGCGCTGCGGCTGA
- the trpS gene encoding tryptophan--tRNA ligase has protein sequence MTRVFSGIKPTGHLTLGNYLGAMRRWADVDQHRAESLFCVVDLHALTVDHDPARVRRLSRQAATLLLATGLDPELCTLFVQSHVDEHSRLSYVLECVATDGEMRRMIQYKEKTARERERGLSVRLSLLTYPALMAADILAYGTDEVPVGEDQSQHVELTRDLAVRFNQRYGHTFVVPRATRPEVAARVMNLQEPTSKMGKTDDSGPGIVYLLDEPDVVRKKVMRAVTDSGSDVVYDRDARPGVANLLEILAACEGADPEALSGAYTTYGALKKDTAEAVVELLRPVQERHRELCADPGYVDGVLRTGAERARALARPRVDAAYRAIGLLPAS, from the coding sequence ATGACACGGGTGTTCAGCGGGATCAAGCCGACCGGGCATCTGACGCTGGGGAACTATCTGGGCGCCATGCGGCGGTGGGCCGATGTGGACCAGCACCGGGCCGAGTCCCTGTTCTGCGTCGTGGACCTTCATGCGCTGACCGTGGACCACGATCCGGCGCGGGTGCGCAGGCTCAGCCGGCAGGCGGCGACGCTGTTGCTCGCGACGGGGCTCGATCCGGAGTTGTGCACCCTCTTCGTGCAGAGCCATGTGGACGAGCACTCCCGGCTGTCGTACGTGCTTGAGTGCGTGGCCACCGACGGCGAGATGCGCCGGATGATCCAGTACAAGGAGAAGACCGCGCGCGAGCGGGAGCGGGGCCTGAGTGTGCGGCTGTCCTTGCTGACGTATCCCGCGTTGATGGCGGCGGACATCCTGGCGTACGGGACGGACGAGGTGCCCGTGGGGGAAGACCAGTCGCAGCATGTCGAGCTGACGCGGGATCTCGCGGTGCGGTTCAACCAGCGCTACGGGCACACGTTCGTGGTGCCTCGGGCGACCCGTCCGGAGGTGGCGGCCCGGGTCATGAATCTGCAGGAGCCGACGTCGAAGATGGGGAAGACGGACGACTCGGGGCCGGGGATCGTCTATCTGCTCGACGAGCCGGATGTGGTGCGGAAGAAGGTCATGCGGGCGGTGACCGACAGCGGGTCGGACGTCGTGTACGACCGTGACGCGCGGCCGGGCGTCGCCAATCTGCTGGAGATTCTCGCCGCGTGCGAGGGTGCGGACCCGGAAGCGCTGAGCGGGGCGTATACGACGTACGGCGCCTTGAAGAAGGACACCGCGGAGGCCGTGGTCGAGCTGCTGCGGCCCGTGCAGGAACGGCACAGGGAGTTGTGCGCGGATCCCGGATACGTCGACGGGGTACTGCGGACCGGTGCCGAGCGGGCCAGGGCGCTGGCCCGGCCGCGGGTGGACGCGGCGTACCGGGCGATCGGGTTGCTGCCGGCCTCGTGA
- a CDS encoding sugar phosphate isomerase/epimerase family protein, giving the protein MADPVVRIPDAKVALSTASVYPESTATAFEIAARLGYDGVEVMVWTDPVSQDIEALRRLSDYHQVPILAVHAPCLLITQRVWSTDPWVKLQRARVAAEKLGAGTVVVHPPFRWQRQYARDFVEGIWRMANETDVRFAVENMYPWRYRDREMLAYAPDWDVTKDDYRHFTIDLSHAATARTDALEMLDRMGARLGHVHLADGSGSNKDEHLVPGRGVQPCAEVLERLALTGFDGYVVIEVNTRRAMSGAEREADLAEALAFTRLHLASAVRVPRR; this is encoded by the coding sequence GTGGCAGATCCAGTGGTGCGCATCCCGGATGCGAAGGTCGCCCTGTCGACGGCCTCCGTCTATCCGGAGTCGACGGCGACGGCCTTCGAGATCGCCGCGCGCCTCGGGTACGACGGGGTCGAGGTCATGGTGTGGACCGACCCGGTCAGCCAGGACATCGAGGCACTGCGCCGTCTCAGCGACTACCACCAGGTCCCCATCCTCGCCGTCCACGCCCCCTGTCTGCTGATCACCCAGCGCGTCTGGTCCACCGACCCCTGGGTCAAACTCCAGCGCGCCCGCGTGGCCGCCGAGAAGCTCGGAGCCGGCACGGTCGTCGTCCATCCGCCCTTCCGATGGCAGCGCCAGTACGCCCGCGACTTCGTCGAGGGCATCTGGCGCATGGCCAACGAGACGGACGTGCGGTTCGCCGTCGAGAACATGTACCCGTGGCGCTACCGCGACCGCGAGATGCTCGCGTACGCCCCCGACTGGGACGTCACGAAGGACGACTACCGCCACTTCACGATCGACCTCAGCCACGCCGCGACAGCCCGTACCGACGCCCTGGAAATGCTCGACCGCATGGGCGCCCGCCTCGGTCACGTCCACCTTGCCGACGGCAGCGGCTCCAACAAGGACGAGCACCTCGTCCCCGGCCGCGGCGTCCAGCCCTGTGCCGAGGTCCTGGAGCGGCTGGCGCTCACCGGCTTCGACGGGTACGTCGTCATCGAGGTCAACACCCGCCGGGCCATGTCGGGCGCGGAGCGCGAGGCCGACCTCGCGGAGGCCCTCGCCTTCACACGCCTGCATCTCGCATCGGCCGTCAGGGTGCCCCGTCGGTGA
- a CDS encoding ABC transporter ATP-binding protein codes for MMNIRRRRPPDSPTPTPNANPNSNANPTTEPLPTAPAIRAEHLTVVRGSRTVLRDLGFTVPRGRITGLLGPSGCGKSTLMRSIVGTQAKVVGTLEVLGLPAGDAFLRSRVGYVTQAPSVYVDLTVRQNLDYFAAILDPGRAAADRRRENVTRAIADVDLTSHADAVAGTLSGGQRSRVSLAVALLGTPELLVLDEPTVGLDPVLRRDLWRLFHTIAADRGATLLVSSHVMDEAERCHHLLLMREGEILADDTPDALRTRTGAETVEEAFLRLVDDAAAKKTAGHAAKEPVR; via the coding sequence ATGATGAATATAAGGCGCCGCCGTCCCCCTGACTCTCCGACGCCAACCCCGAACGCGAACCCGAACTCGAACGCGAACCCGACCACCGAGCCCCTCCCCACCGCCCCGGCCATCCGCGCCGAGCACCTCACGGTCGTACGCGGCTCCCGCACCGTCCTCCGCGACCTCGGCTTCACCGTTCCCCGCGGCCGGATCACCGGCCTGCTCGGCCCCTCCGGCTGCGGCAAGTCGACCCTCATGCGTTCCATCGTCGGCACCCAGGCCAAGGTCGTCGGCACCCTGGAAGTCCTCGGCCTCCCCGCCGGCGACGCCTTCCTGCGCTCCCGCGTCGGCTACGTCACCCAGGCGCCCTCCGTCTACGTCGACCTGACGGTGCGCCAGAACCTCGACTACTTCGCCGCGATCCTCGACCCCGGCCGAGCCGCCGCCGACCGCCGCCGGGAGAACGTCACCCGTGCCATCGCCGACGTCGACCTCACCTCGCACGCCGACGCCGTCGCCGGCACCCTCTCCGGCGGCCAGCGCAGCCGCGTCTCCCTCGCGGTCGCGCTCCTGGGCACCCCGGAACTCCTGGTCCTGGACGAACCGACGGTCGGCCTCGACCCGGTCCTGCGCCGCGACCTCTGGCGTCTCTTCCACACCATCGCGGCCGACCGAGGAGCCACACTCCTCGTCTCGTCCCACGTCATGGACGAGGCCGAGCGCTGCCACCACCTCCTGTTGATGCGCGAGGGCGAGATCCTCGCCGACGACACCCCGGACGCCCTGCGCACCCGTACGGGAGCGGAGACGGTGGAGGAGGCGTTCCTGCGCCTGGTGGACGACGCGGCGGCGAAGAAGACGGCCGGACACGCGGCAAAGGAGCCGGTCCGATGA
- the proC gene encoding pyrroline-5-carboxylate reductase encodes MTQKVAVLGTGKIGEALLSGMIRAGWTPADLLVTARRPERAEELRTRYGVTPVTNAEAAKTADTLILTVKPQDMGTLLDELAPHVPTDRLVISGAAGIPTSFFEERLAAGTPVVRVMTNTPALVDEAMSVISPGSHATEAHLAHAEEIFGAVGKTLRVPESQQDACTALSGSGPAYFFYLVEAMTDAGILLGLPRDKAHDLIVQSAIGAAVMLRDSGEHPVKLRENVTSPAGTTINAIRELENHGVRAALIAALEAARDRSRQLASGSNS; translated from the coding sequence ATGACCCAGAAAGTCGCAGTCCTCGGCACCGGCAAGATCGGCGAAGCCCTGCTGAGCGGAATGATCCGAGCCGGCTGGACCCCCGCCGACCTCCTGGTCACCGCCCGCCGCCCCGAGCGAGCCGAAGAACTCCGCACCCGTTACGGCGTCACCCCGGTCACCAACGCCGAGGCCGCGAAGACCGCCGACACGCTCATCCTCACGGTCAAGCCCCAGGACATGGGCACGCTCCTGGACGAACTCGCTCCCCATGTGCCCACCGACCGCCTGGTCATCAGCGGCGCCGCGGGCATCCCCACCTCCTTCTTCGAGGAACGCCTCGCCGCCGGCACCCCCGTCGTCCGCGTCATGACGAACACCCCCGCCCTCGTCGACGAGGCCATGTCCGTCATCTCCCCGGGAAGCCACGCCACGGAGGCCCACCTCGCCCACGCCGAGGAGATCTTCGGCGCGGTCGGCAAGACCCTCCGTGTCCCGGAGTCCCAGCAGGACGCCTGCACCGCCCTCTCCGGCTCGGGCCCGGCGTACTTCTTCTATCTGGTCGAGGCGATGACCGACGCCGGCATCCTGCTCGGCCTGCCCCGCGACAAGGCCCACGACCTGATCGTCCAGTCCGCGATCGGCGCGGCGGTGATGCTCCGCGACAGCGGGGAGCACCCCGTGAAGCTCCGCGAGAACGTCACCTCGCCCGCGGGCACGACGATCAATGCGATCCGCGAACTGGAGAACCACGGGGTGCGTGCCGCGCTCATCGCCGCGCTGGAGGCGGCCAGGGACCGCAGCCGCCAACTGGCGTCCGGCAGCAACAGCTGA
- a CDS encoding EamA/RhaT family transporter has translation MSDENGKNGTPDNPTGPRPEPIRFFGTTWVDHDGDYAARRVAVSAGSLVAAAAACLVLRFAYQGLQIADVGKTVTLMVVVMFAVCSALASGHTWGSFTKRPDPDRQASLRGLLAIGFIGSLLAYFVRSLSEAPGEKLHREEYETARAAHDKRASRRTGNPARRRRS, from the coding sequence GTGAGCGACGAGAACGGCAAGAACGGCACTCCGGACAACCCCACGGGCCCCCGCCCCGAACCGATCCGCTTCTTCGGCACGACGTGGGTGGACCACGACGGCGACTACGCGGCCCGCCGTGTCGCCGTGTCGGCCGGTTCACTCGTGGCCGCCGCGGCCGCCTGCCTCGTCCTGCGCTTCGCCTACCAGGGCCTGCAGATCGCCGACGTGGGCAAAACCGTGACCCTGATGGTCGTCGTGATGTTCGCGGTGTGCAGCGCGCTGGCGTCCGGCCACACCTGGGGATCCTTCACCAAGCGCCCCGACCCGGACCGCCAGGCCTCCCTCCGCGGCCTTCTGGCGATCGGCTTCATCGGCTCGCTGCTCGCGTACTTCGTGCGCTCGCTGAGCGAGGCACCCGGCGAGAAACTCCACCGCGAGGAGTACGAGACGGCCCGCGCCGCCCACGACAAGCGCGCCTCCCGCCGCACGGGGAACCCGGCCCGCAGGCGCCGCTCCTGA
- a CDS encoding TetR/AcrR family transcriptional regulator: MTGATGKTRATGETGETRAGPARRGRGRPSRTETAAAPATRDRILEAAREEFSERGYEKTSVRGIAKAAGVDSALVHHYFGTKEQVFEAAIEVVFAPALSAPDEIAKGPREAVGERFTRFVLGVWENPMTRTPLLAIVRSAVNNDTAAAVFRRLVAAQLLRRIAGQLDLPDAELRAELAAAQLVGVAMLRYVIKVEPLASADLEQLVARVAPVVQGHLLNP; the protein is encoded by the coding sequence GTGACCGGAGCGACCGGCAAGACCCGAGCGACCGGAGAGACCGGCGAGACCCGAGCCGGTCCCGCCCGCCGCGGCAGGGGACGGCCCAGCCGTACGGAGACGGCGGCGGCCCCCGCCACCCGCGACCGGATCCTGGAGGCGGCCCGCGAGGAGTTCTCCGAACGCGGCTACGAGAAGACGTCCGTGCGCGGCATCGCCAAGGCGGCCGGTGTGGACTCCGCGCTCGTGCACCACTACTTCGGCACCAAGGAGCAGGTCTTCGAGGCAGCCATCGAGGTCGTCTTCGCGCCCGCCCTCAGCGCGCCGGACGAGATCGCCAAGGGACCCCGCGAGGCCGTCGGCGAGCGCTTCACCCGCTTCGTCCTCGGCGTCTGGGAGAACCCCATGACCCGTACCCCGCTGCTGGCGATCGTCCGCTCCGCCGTGAACAACGACACCGCGGCGGCCGTCTTCCGCCGCCTGGTCGCCGCACAGCTGCTGCGCCGCATCGCGGGACAGCTCGACCTCCCGGACGCGGAGCTGCGCGCCGAACTGGCGGCCGCCCAGCTGGTCGGGGTCGCGATGCTGCGGTACGTGATCAAGGTGGAGCCGCTGGCGTCGGCCGACCTGGAGCAACTGGTGGCGCGGGTGGCACCGGTGGTGCAGGGACACCTGCTGAACCCCTGA